In the Corynebacterium kroppenstedtii genome, one interval contains:
- a CDS encoding YsnF/AvaK domain-containing protein, whose product MADQKFIQAVLESTAFDKNGDKVGKVGQLFVDSNSGEPTFVAVNTGLFGRNSSLVPLAGAKLNNEELHVAHTKDEISDAPNISDTDEGLEPEEEERLYKHYGLTTQDSAQTTDRGNAAQAGTAAGTGAAAGTAAGTAGRREESAKTTSADTKKTSADTSGKKAATADDGSVIRSEEQLNVNKEKVASGRARLRKYVVEDTETVEVPVSREEVKVEREKLSPEEAKKLGNARIGEENADVVLHEEQVNVDKETVPVEKVNLNKETVTDKQKVSEDLKKERVEFQDETKDGKK is encoded by the coding sequence GTGGCTGATCAGAAGTTCATTCAGGCAGTTCTCGAGTCCACCGCTTTCGACAAAAATGGCGACAAGGTCGGCAAAGTTGGCCAGCTTTTCGTCGACAGCAATAGCGGTGAGCCGACGTTCGTTGCCGTGAACACCGGACTCTTTGGTCGCAACAGTTCCCTAGTTCCCCTGGCAGGTGCCAAGCTGAACAACGAGGAACTGCATGTTGCTCACACGAAGGATGAGATCTCGGACGCTCCGAACATCTCCGACACCGACGAAGGCTTGGAGCCTGAGGAAGAGGAGCGCCTCTACAAGCACTACGGTCTGACCACTCAGGACTCCGCACAGACCACCGATCGTGGAAACGCTGCTCAGGCCGGAACCGCCGCTGGTACCGGTGCTGCCGCTGGAACAGCTGCTGGCACGGCCGGTCGCCGTGAAGAGTCTGCGAAGACAACATCCGCTGATACCAAGAAGACCTCCGCGGACACGAGCGGAAAGAAAGCTGCTACCGCTGACGACGGCTCCGTGATCCGTTCCGAAGAGCAGCTGAACGTTAACAAGGAGAAGGTTGCTTCCGGCCGTGCTCGCCTGCGCAAGTACGTCGTCGAGGACACCGAGACCGTTGAGGTCCCCGTTAGCCGCGAAGAGGTCAAGGTTGAGCGCGAGAAGCTCTCGCCGGAGGAAGCCAAGAAGCTGGGCAACGCCCGTATTGGCGAAGAGAACGCCGACGTTGTGCTTCACGAGGAGCAGGTCAACGTAGACAAAGAGACCGTACCGGTGGAGAAGGTCAACCTGAACAAGGAGACCGTCACCGACAAGCAGAAGGTTTCCGAGGACCTCAAGAAGGAACGCGTCGAGTTCCAGGACGAGACCAAGGACGGCAAGAAGTAG
- the metX gene encoding homoserine O-acetyltransferase MetX: protein MAEQVELPPNGQYVDVPFSPADDPWVTEAGVPLPGASLRIYAFYTTPTNATPDIAPGDVAPDTSDAADAPDLTPDATPLPNPLDRPIILIEHALTGDGNAAEWWQGLIGPGLGFDTDRYLILCTNVLGGCNGSTGPSSISPDGAPWGSRFPALSMRDMVDAEHCALEQLGIRRLHAVVGASMGGARALEWCIMFPDVVASALVIAVSARASAWQIGIQSAQIRFIEADPDWQGGDYYGTGRAPTHGIGQARRIAHLTYRGELELDERFGADPQRNEDPYGPYRSRDQRFSIESYLDSQASKLAARFDAGSYVILTDALNRHDIGRGRGGMNAVLGECTVPIMVVGVDSDILYPFHQQEHLSRNLGNFIGLSKITTPTGHDGFLTETLQTRRIVEKFLSKVSDDRNRRERRDDGHRER, encoded by the coding sequence GTGGCCGAACAGGTAGAGCTTCCGCCCAATGGGCAGTACGTCGACGTGCCTTTCTCACCGGCCGACGACCCATGGGTGACGGAGGCTGGTGTGCCACTACCTGGTGCGTCACTCCGCATCTACGCTTTTTACACAACCCCGACCAACGCCACACCGGACATAGCACCAGGCGACGTCGCGCCCGACACCAGCGATGCAGCCGACGCGCCCGATCTAACGCCAGACGCCACCCCTCTCCCAAACCCTCTCGACCGCCCGATAATCCTCATCGAGCATGCTCTCACGGGCGATGGCAACGCCGCCGAATGGTGGCAAGGGCTCATCGGCCCAGGCCTCGGCTTCGACACAGACCGCTACCTCATCCTTTGCACGAATGTCCTGGGAGGCTGCAATGGCAGCACGGGCCCGTCGTCGATAAGTCCTGATGGAGCACCGTGGGGGTCGCGCTTCCCGGCCCTATCCATGCGGGACATGGTCGACGCCGAACACTGCGCGCTGGAACAACTCGGCATCCGGCGGCTTCACGCCGTCGTCGGCGCATCGATGGGCGGGGCGCGGGCCCTGGAATGGTGCATCATGTTCCCCGACGTGGTCGCGTCGGCACTGGTTATCGCGGTTTCCGCCCGAGCGAGCGCGTGGCAAATCGGCATTCAGTCTGCGCAAATCCGGTTCATCGAGGCCGACCCCGATTGGCAGGGCGGCGACTATTACGGCACCGGGCGCGCGCCCACTCACGGAATCGGCCAGGCGCGTCGCATTGCACACCTAACTTATCGGGGTGAGCTTGAGCTCGACGAGCGATTCGGCGCCGACCCGCAGCGCAACGAAGACCCGTACGGCCCCTACCGGTCCCGTGACCAGCGCTTTTCCATCGAAAGCTACCTGGATTCGCAGGCTTCCAAGCTTGCCGCGCGGTTCGACGCCGGAAGCTACGTGATCCTCACCGACGCGCTCAACCGCCACGACATCGGACGCGGGCGCGGCGGCATGAACGCCGTCCTCGGCGAATGCACCGTCCCGATCATGGTTGTCGGCGTCGATTCTGACATCCTCTACCCGTTTCACCAGCAAGAACACCTGTCGCGCAACCTTGGTAACTTCATTGGCCTGTCAAAAATCACCACACCGACCGGGCACGACGGCTTCCTCACCGAGACGCTACAGACCCGGCGGATTGTCGAAAAATTCCTTAGCAAGGTTTCCGATGACAGAAACCGAAGGGAGCGTCGCGACGACGGCCACAGGGAACGATGA
- a CDS encoding O-acetylhomoserine/O-acetylserine sulfhydrylase — MTTKYDNSNADQWGFETRAIHAGQPVDSETSSRNLPIYLTSSYVFDSAEHAKQRFGLEDEGPIYSRLTNPTVAAVENRLASLEGGTHAVLFASGQAAETAAFLNIARSGSHIVSSPRLYGGTETLLAHTFRRLGIEVTFVEDPDDPQSWDAAAKDNTVAFYGETFANPQADILDIPAIAEVAHKHSVPLIVDNTVATAAAVRPLELGADVVVASLTKFYTGNGSGLGGVLIDGGKFDWTVERDGKPLFPDFVEPDPAYHGLKYADLGNVAFGLKARAGLLRDTGATPSPFNAWVTAQGLDTLSLRIAKHNENAQKVAEYLESNPKVTKVNFPGLKSSPWYSVKEKLGLKYPGSVFSFDIDGGRDTAWKFIDALKLHSDLANVGDVRSLVVHPASTTHSQSDEPALRAAGINESTIRLSVGIEDIDDIINDLKQAFEQV, encoded by the coding sequence ATGACAACCAAGTACGACAACAGCAACGCCGACCAGTGGGGCTTCGAGACCCGCGCCATCCACGCCGGCCAGCCCGTCGATAGTGAGACAAGCTCACGAAACCTCCCCATTTACCTCACGTCCTCATACGTTTTCGACTCCGCCGAGCACGCCAAACAGCGCTTCGGCCTGGAGGACGAGGGCCCGATTTACTCGCGCCTGACAAATCCGACGGTGGCCGCCGTCGAAAATAGGTTGGCTTCCCTTGAGGGTGGAACGCATGCGGTCCTCTTCGCATCCGGCCAGGCGGCGGAGACGGCGGCGTTCCTGAATATCGCGAGGTCAGGGTCGCATATTGTGTCGTCGCCGCGCTTGTACGGCGGCACGGAGACGCTGTTGGCGCACACGTTCCGTCGGCTCGGGATTGAGGTCACGTTCGTGGAGGATCCGGACGATCCGCAGTCGTGGGACGCGGCCGCGAAGGACAACACGGTGGCGTTTTATGGCGAGACGTTCGCGAACCCGCAGGCCGATATCCTGGACATTCCCGCGATCGCGGAGGTTGCTCATAAGCATTCCGTACCGTTGATTGTCGACAATACTGTGGCGACGGCGGCTGCTGTTCGTCCTTTGGAGCTCGGTGCCGACGTTGTTGTGGCGTCGTTGACGAAGTTTTACACCGGCAACGGGTCCGGGCTTGGTGGTGTGCTGATCGACGGCGGAAAGTTCGATTGGACGGTCGAGCGCGACGGCAAGCCGCTGTTCCCCGATTTTGTCGAGCCGGATCCCGCCTACCACGGGTTGAAGTACGCGGACCTGGGGAATGTGGCGTTCGGGTTGAAGGCTCGCGCGGGGTTGCTCCGCGATACGGGTGCGACGCCATCGCCGTTTAACGCGTGGGTCACGGCCCAAGGGTTGGATACCTTATCTCTGCGCATCGCAAAACATAACGAAAATGCGCAGAAAGTCGCTGAATATCTGGAAAGCAATCCGAAGGTCACGAAGGTTAACTTCCCTGGGCTGAAGAGTTCGCCATGGTATTCGGTCAAGGAGAAGCTGGGGCTGAAATACCCGGGCTCGGTGTTCTCATTCGACATCGATGGCGGGCGCGACACGGCATGGAAGTTCATCGATGCCTTGAAACTGCACTCGGACCTGGCCAATGTGGGCGACGTGCGGTCGCTGGTTGTCCACCCGGCCTCGACCACGCACTCCCAGTCCGATGAGCCGGCGCTGCGTGCCGCGGGAATCAACGAGTCGACCATCCGACTCTCCGTCGGCATCGAGGACATCGACGACATCATCAACGACCTCAAACAGGCCTTTGAGCAGGTTTAA